aaacttcaCTTTCTCAGGAGACATacagaataaatgtttattgatacagTAGCCCTGAGACTATCTCTGAATTAGCTTCCATAATCCCTAGGTCACCACTCCATCTTACATCAGTTCAGGCCTTCAATTTATTCACCTAGACCATTTCaatacttactttttaaaaattttaattaaagcttttttattatatatatatatatatatatatatatatatatatatatatatatatatatatatatatatggatagttttttttacattcacccctacaaaatcctttgttctaatttcttccctccttttccctcaccCCCTACCCCAgtcaacaagtaatccaatatatgttaaatatgtggaattcctctatacatattttgaCAAatatcatgctatgcaagaaaaatcagatcaaaaaggaaaaaaatgagaaagaaaacaaaatacaagcaaacaacaaccaaaaaaaaaaaaataagaaagaaaatgctatgttatggtccacctTCAGTTCCCATTGCACTCTCTCTGAGTGCAGGTgcctttcttcatcacaaaaccattggaactggtctggatCACCCCATTGTTGACaagatccacatccatcagaattgatcattgtataatcttgctgttgctgtgtataatgatctcctggttctgctcatttcacttagcctcaattcatgtaagtctatccaagcctctctgaaatcatcctgctgattatttcttaaagaacaataatattccataacattcatatatcataacttattcagccactctccaactccattcagtttccagttttttaccactacaaaaagggctgacacaaacatttttgcagttatgggtccctttccctcttttatgatttctttagagtACAAGCCCAGtggaaacattgctggatcaaagggtacacagagtttgatagccttttgagcacagttccaaatggctctccagagtAGTTGAATCAATCTACAACTCCAGCAATAATATatggtttcccagttttcccacatcctccaacattcatcattatctttccctgtcatatTACCCAATCTGAAAGCTgtgtacctcagaattgtcttaatttgcatttctctgatctgatGTGATCAGATCTGATTTAGAGAACTTTTCCTTATGACTAAAAAtgatttcactttcttcatctgtaaattgcccattcatattctttgaccatttatcagttgaagaatggcttgaattcttataaatttgagtcaattttctatatattttagaaatgaggcctttatcagaaccctgaatgtaaaattttttcccagttttctgattgccttctaattttgtctgcattagttttgtttgtacaaaaactttttaacttaatatattcaaaattatccattttgtatttaataatgtACTCAGGTTCTTCTTTGGCACaagttccttctttctccacaaatctaagaagtaaattatcctttgttctataTTGCTCTTTGtgtctaagtcatgaacccatttcaaccttatcttggtgtagggtgttatgtgggtcaatgtctagtttcttccatactaatttccatttttcccagcagcttttgtcaaatagtgagttcttatcctaaaagcttgggtctttggatttgtcaaacattagattactatagtcattgaatattttgttctgtgaacctaacctattccactgatagactacttcttagccagtagttaatggttttgatgactgatactttataatctagttttagatttggtatagTTAGGCTAcctttgtttgtatttttttcattaattttcttaaaattcttggccttttgtccTTCTTGATgaacattataattattttttctagatctgtaaaataatttttggggaaTTTGactagtatggcactgaataaatagattaatttaagtagtattgtcattcttattatattcactcagcctactcatgagcacttgatatttttgtatggaaaatgttttgtagttgtgttcatatagttcctaatttgGCCTTGGCccttgaatataaattttttccccagtttattgcttcccttctaatcttgtctgcattagttttgtttgtacaaaaactttttagcttaatctaatcaaaattacattcctttctggctaattaattaattaatttcataaCAGCAAATATGGatatgtgtttagaagaattgcacgggTTTAATCTGtgccagattgcttgctgtcttagaaaaggggaaaagaagggagaagagacagaaaaaattggagcataagtttttgcaaaagtaaatgttgaaaactatctttgaatatatttggaaaaataaaatactattaattttttaattaattgcatAGCAGTTTACTGTTCTCTGTAGATACAGAAAGCAAGGGAATGAGCCAGGATATGAGTGAAAATAATTCTGGTATGGTAGCACCATCCAATTTATCACATATTTATCACATTCTGACTCAAATGCTTACTTCTGAATATCTCTCATTTCTCATTCCTGACTCAATTAAACTCCATTAAGCAGCTTGAGAGCAATAACTGTCATTCTCATTTTTACTTCCCCAGTGCATAAGATAGTTTTTTGCATATGGTAAGAGttaaataaaattgtaatttCATTGCTCGGCTTTGGACTTGACTTTTCTGAATTACAAATGCTTATATGAATAGTGGCACCACTATGTTTTCATAAATAGGCAGCATGTTACCACAATACTTTGGCTCAACAAAGGCTGATTGTGAAAAGGAATTTCTgaattatatttagaaaaagTCTGTGGCatatatgggttttttttttccacatagaggttgatagaaagagccataaatttttaaaggattagGATTAGAGTTAGGGTAGGGAATCTTGAAAGTAATTAAAATCTTGGCTCATGGGATAAATGTCTTGAATTGtggaaataaattgaaaaacataaaaaaggactAAAGTTTAGAACATAAATGCGTTTATAAGTTATTCCACTGAAAAAAATTCTATGACCTACTTACTATTTAATTGTCCCATAGCCATAGGGATCAATCCCTGCTGACATAACCACAATCACAGCTGGGATCCCATAGCCAAAAGGGTACATGAACTTCTTCTTAAACTGTCTTGCACTGGTATAATTGGCAACTTTGAGGTTCCTGACAATAAGGAATAGGTGCAGCCCTTCCAGGAACATCCAGGTGAAGGCAGCCAGGTAGAGGTAATGCAATGCACCAGCAATGATGGAACACAGGACCTAAGGAGGAGAAATAGAGGAGATGGAAATGTTTGATGAGTGCATGGAGGTTAACACCAAGTTCACAAGGGCTATCTCAATACAAGACAGTAGGAGAATAACATTCAGTCCTGTCAATTTTAGGGGCATTCTGTTAAGAATCATGAAATTCTAGCCTAAAAAGAGGTCTTATGAAATTGCCTCCTCCTTATTTAAACCATCCAAGAGcatgagaaatatatttcatttctaaaaacagaaaaggaagttCTATAATGCCTTTAATCTGTGTTTAATATCAATGAACTTTTTTAACAGAAAAAGCCAGTGAACCTCATCTTATACAATTGATTTTCTCTATAAAAGTTTCATGTAACTTCTACCTTATCTGCAGTTTGATCTATGCCAGTGAGGAAGAGAAGGTCAGCCAGGAAGAGGCACAGGGAGAGCTGCAGGTGGAGGAAGGTGCTGGTGCCCTGGATGGCATGACACAAGAAGAAGGTGAGGGCAGCCAGAAAGAGACACAGCAGGGAGAGGCCCAGGCCCACATAAGTGATCACTGTGAGCACACCATCTTCCACCTATGGCCCAGAAAAATGAGATATTAGAGTCAACATTCTAATTATCAGGGCAATATTGCCTAGAGAAGCAGAAAGTGCATTGAAATCAGAAGTTTGAATCCTATACCTGCCTACTTAAAAGAACTCAACCTATAGCCTAATcaataagggaaagggaataggaATTCATAAACATCAGGCTAAGCAATGGCTAATCACTATTTGTTTGATATTTttaacaaccttgggagataggtacaattatttccactttacaaatgaggaaacagagattgagagagattgagtaataataataattattatagtaataataataataataaataacatttatattgtgcctactctgtgtcagacactgtgctaagtgctttataactattatttcatttgatgctcataatAGCTCTAGGTGCTACAATTATTCCaactttacatatgaggaaactgagataaatggaAGTTGCTGAGTGTGTAAGAGTCTAaagcagatttgaatttagatttccctgactccagaactctatccactatggtaTCAGCTACCTCTGCCTCTACAAAACAAAGATGCTATAATTTATGATTCCTCAAGGCACCTTTTGCATAAGCATATTCTACAAATCTCCTCTCTCATATACTTCTCTGCTCCTAGAACAAGATGGGAATTTACCATATTGTGAGATgtagtataaaatgaaaataaacattaaaaaaattgacaGCATGGTGCTGTGATGAATAGAGTCCttgttgaaataaaaaagacctgaattcaaatccagcctcagatactttctagctgtgtgatcctgggaaagtcatttaatctctaattTACTTCAGCTTCTTTAGCTGAAAAAAGCgaggctaataatagcacctgtttcCCAAAGTCATTGTAAGGACTGCACTGTATACGTTTTAGTTAGTATTATCAGTTTGGGAAATTTctgcaaatttgtttttaatgggTAGCCTTAGGCTTGGCAAAGGATGCCAAAAGCCTTATGGGTGTtggcaatttaattcaataaatatttaatgaaaatatctGCACCACCTATAGGGTAATGAACAAAATTCACATTCCGTCTTGTGGAAATTTGCATTCTAGTTGAGGGGACTGTAAAATTCAATGTGACTGCTGGAAAGAACAATAACCTGGAGATCAAGAGACTAGATTTCAAGTCTCAGAGTCACAACTTCCTAACAGCACAACAATGATCAGATTAATCCTTCTTCATGAACAATAAACCAAAGATTCTGAACAAGATGATCTCTAGGGGCTCTCCTGAATTaaaggttttaaaataaatagaaatcagactttgaaataattagAAACACAAAAACTTTCTGATATACAGCAGAATGGGATCAGTAAGGACAGGATAAAGGAACTAGCAGAGGAAAATGGTGAGATGAAGCTTCCTGACAATGCTTCGATCTGAATGGAATATACAAACCAGGATACCTGGTCTGTGAGTGCCATCAAGACTGCAAAGGTGGACAGGTGGCTGCAGTTGCAGCTGGTATGAGTCGCATTGGTTTTCAATAGGGAACAGCCTTCTGTGGACCAGTTAGCTCCCTCTTTAGTGCTTTTCCAGTAGACACAGAGGAATTTGTGGCCTTGGGTATAACTTTCCTGGAAAAGAAGAGTTTACATCTTTACTCATGGTGAACTTCTTGAGTACCATTGATAAAACATTGATCCCCCCTTACCATCATAATGGAGGAAGGGAACCTTGAAAGACAGCCAAGTTAAATAAGGCATAAAATCCTGAGAGCCAGAAGAGACCAAAATGAAATGgctatttattttaaatccaaAACCAAGCCCAGGACATTGCCAATtatgacttttgtcttgccactggactttgatggctCTAGAAGACACAATGAGACACTCATgatgtaattttttctttaaaaatgaaggacaaaagtGCAAGTAGGTGAGAGTgtggatagagcaacagtccTGGAGTTacgagttcaaatatagcctcagacacttactaactgggcaaatcacttaaacccaattgccttcCAACCcccctaccccccaaaaaaatacaaaagaaaacaacaaccaaaaatgagaaagaaaactgccTTGTAAAAAGTCAGAATTTCTCTCTTAGTCACTCTGTAAACCTTTCTGCATACACCTGTGAAGCCACTTATAAGACACAGGTTTAAGGATTGTAAATAGGGAGCTagagtaaaaaaataattttgccacCAGGAATGGAGGTCAATcgctcaataaacatttataaagcatgtaCTGGCATGTTTGAGACCCCAGTGAGcacaatgaatgaaacaatccctatatAAAATTGAGTTCTAATCATTAACTGCTTGTCACCCCATTAGTCATATTCTTccctctaaacctcagtttcccttatgGAGAATATGAGTGTTAGACAAGATGATTTGTAAGATCTACCCCAACTCTAAAGTCATACTCACAGGGCTTAAGAGTCATGATTTTCACTCACCTGAAGATGCTTAAAGATAAGGATAGCAGAGCTGGTGAGGGTGCTGTTTTGTCGCTGTCCAATGGTACCACTCACTACCCTGGAGTTCAAGGAAATATTGCTCCCCTTCTGCAAATGTCTCTTCTCCTCAAAGAAAGATCCATTAATGATATTTCCCAGGATAGTATAAGAGAGAAAAGCAACAGCACTTTGACCTGAGAAGACATAATCAGAGCAAGGACTTCAGTTTCCATTGCTCTCCATGGCTGGGAACCCAAATACAGTTGTTGCTGCTGAGTATGGagcagggatggaggaaggaCTGCATCTGTGGGGAATGAGTCTCACCTCGTAGTCTGTCTCCACTGTATTCTAGGGCCTCAGTCCAATTCTCCAGAGTCAGTTCTTAAATCTGGCGAAAATGAAAACTGAGCTTGGGgccaaaggagaaggaaaaagaggcacGGAAAACCCTGAAGTAGATCCTGTGTGATAGGACCTGCAGCCAGCCAAAATAGGTTTGTGTTTgctttttggcttttaaagagAGTTTGCACCAGCACACAGGCCAGAAAGCAATTGACAATTATGAAAACCTTGACTAGAGTTTGTACATTTCCAACTTGAAACTAAAGCTGAAGATGAAGAGGATGAAAGAGAAACACATACTGaccctccatctctctgtctctgtctctctttctctgtctctctttctttctctgtctctgtctctctctctctctctctctctctctctctctctctctctctctctctctctctctctctctttgtctttctctctctctctctcacacacacacaccacatttTCTACTGAATTCCTTCCTATCCTCTGAAGCTCAACTAAAATGACTCTCCTTCAAAAAGTTTTCCCTAATCCATTCTGCTCCTAAATCCTCTTCCCTCTTAAGCCTCAAAAAACATATTGCCTCACACCTTTGctgtttattagctgtgtgtgtgtgtgtgtgtgtgtgtgtgtgtgtgtgtgtctaagaaccagagacagagaaggagaaaacCAATTAATTTTTACTGTATACCAGATGTTGTAGTAAGCAgtgatgatacaaagaaagggaaaaatatgtcCCTGCTatggagctcacagtttaatgtgGGTGGGAAAAGCAACAGGGAAAAAACTATAGATAGGGTAAATGACAGGTAATTTCAAAGGGAAGGTCGTGAttgagaggagaaggaggaagggttAGGCAAACAGGCTCCAGAAAAGTTTCTTGTAGAATGGGTCTTGAAGGAAATTATGGAAGTTAGAGGTGGGAATGAGAAAAGAGAGCATTGCAGGTGTGGGGTGAGCCATTTAAAGCAAGGAGCTGGGAGatttgatttcctgtaaaataaacaGGAAGTCACACTCATCTGCCTGCAAGTAGGCTGGATGGACCTGACTTTCCCTCCTTCTTATCTACTGGAAACTTCCTAAGAACAAAAGCCAGGATTTTTGTAAGCCTTGTATCTCCCCCAGTGCCAGTAATAAAACCCACCACATAGGAGGCACCAAGTGAAGGCTTGTTGAACTAGGTTTGGTGAGTACCCAAAGCATCATGCTAGAAGCTCCATTGAGGTTTTACCATTGTGAAACATCTAAATCATTTCCAACTACAAGACATCACTTTCTAGGATTTGAATTCTAGGAATTGAAGACAGGAGTCttcctagattcttttttttttttttcttttaagtcaaCCCAAGTGAAAACACATgccaaaaaatttcaaaaagtgaaaatatctaatgcacacacacatagacCCAAGGCTTCAAATTCCTCTGTGTCTACTGGAAAAGCACTAAAGAGGGAGCTAATTGGTCCACAGAAGACGCAGAGTGACACATAAACATGCCTATGCAtgcaaatagaaacaaaaagagaaatgagagaaaggcAGATAGAAAATCTCCATTTTTGTCCTACTGTGCTTTCATTCCAGTTATTTTTGGTAATATGTctggaatatttattttaaagtaaattgtTTTGGTCAAATAATTATTCGTCTTTTGTAGATTAGGAGGGGCTATAGCACCTGTGAAAAGACTGGAGAATAGATATCATTAAACTATGTCAAGAACATAATATTCTCTTCATGAAATTTCATTGAGACCAATATTCAAAGCCTGTAACAAAACCTTTGGTGGCAAGAGGGCCTGGGgcagaaaggaaaaatcaaaaccaaTATGACCAGAAATCCCTAAGATAAAAtcccctcctcttttcctatCCCCCACAACtactacaaataaaataaagcaaatagaataaaacaatGAGGTCAATGGCCAAGATGGATTTTAGAGATCACACATCTGGGGGCCCAATAGTCCCTAAAGAGTCCCATGCCTAGTGACCAAAGGACAAACTATAGTGAAGTAGGCCTTCATGAAAGCCCCATTGTGAGCACCCACCTTTGGTGTTTCCTCTGATGACTTCATTGCAAGGGATATTCATTGCATCTTCTCCAGCCTTCAGTGTGAAGATCTTATTTCTCTCAGAGCAGTTATTGTTTGGAACAACTTGTGTGTCAATAACTGGTGACAATGCCCCCCCCATCCCACCCCccccaagaaagaaaattagtctCTACAGGAATGGGAAAAACTCTGAGTCAAAAGAGAGCTCAGAGCTCATCCCATCTACTTGATACCAAAATTATGAGTCCCTTCCACAACATCCTTGACAAAGGGACCTCTAGTTTTTGTTTGAAGAACTTGTGGGACCAGACACATTTCCTCTTTATGGAATTAAAGACTTTAGAAACCTCCTTAGCACTAATTGGGGAAGGCACCATGACCACTTATGGCACCTAATGGTTTTCATAGTCCATGTGAACTATGACCCTTGtcttcaattccttttttatttaatttagtcTTGGAGCACACTAGGATAAAGCCAGATTATTAGCTTTGATCTGTGCAAAGTCTGGTGGTACAGTATGAGCGCCTAGACAGTGTTCTCACCTTCATACACAAAGCTTTTGCTACTGATCATAGTATTAGGGGATCCATACCTTCAGTTCTTTTATTTGCATAGGGGATTGGACTTATGCCAACTCATCCATATTCTGTTGGCTGCTATCCCAAGACCAGAAGCCAACTTTTGCAATATCCTTCCTTAGGCATGAAGAGTTTCCTAGTATCCCAGAGGACTGCACAAGGAGCTCCAGAACCACATTGTCTGAATATTAATTACCTAAATCCTAGCACTAATCCAGCATAATACCAAATCCTAAAGCCAATCAGTCAATAGGCATTTATGAAGCCCCtcttatatgccaggcattatgctaagccctaagaatattttttaaaaagcctaaaaCAGTCTTAGTTCTTCAGGTTTAACCCAAAGATATAATAGGAGAAATAACATACAAAGAACTATGTAGAAATAtgatacatacaagataaattggaaattattacagagggaaggcattagttttaaggggagacaggaaaatcttcttgtagaaagtagaattttagatTGGTAtttgaaagaagttaaagaagtcaggaagcagaaatgagaagagagagaattcaaaGTTTGGGGGACAGCCAGCGAAAATGCCAAGAGCTGAGAGATGGGgtgtcttgtttgaggaacagtCAGAAGGAGGAGTCACTGAGGAGTAGAGGTGGGACTAAGGTATAAGAAATTTAGAAAGGTCAGAGTGGGGATGGAGAAGTTAGAGACATTAgtaagagctttgaatgccaaacaggattttacatttgatcttggaggtagcaaaaagtcattggaattaattgaatagaaaggtGGCATAGTCAGATCTGCACTTTCAGAAAACAATCTAGATATGAGGTGATGAGGTCCTGAACATGGGTAATGACAATATCAGAGGATATTTTTGGGCTTACACAAGAGATGTTACAAAgtaaaattggaattaaatgagaAGGATTACAGAGAATGAAGACATCTAGGATGGGACTCTCCTTAACAGCAAGAGGAAagtaaggaaaagaagagggCTTGAGAATGGGAGCAAAGAGTGAATTCCATTTTGGACAGTTGAGTATAAGAACTCAACCAATTTGAGATGTTTAATAGATGGCTAGAAATGTGAGAATGCTAGTTAGGAGAGAAATTAGGGTTGGATAAATGGATCtgaaaataagcataaaaatgaTTGTTTAATCTGTGGAAGCCAATGAGGTTACAAAGCGGAAAAGTGTAAAGGGAGAAAAGATGACTCAGAACAAAGACTTATGGGGTCATTCACTCTTGGTGAGTGTGACCTTGATGAAGATTTAACAAAGGAGATTGAGGAAAAGTGTTAATCATGTAGGAAGAAGAgcagtgtcacaaaaacctaTAATGAACCAAGTATCCGGGGAAAGGGTGATAGAACATTGCAGAAAGGTTAATAAGGATAAGACCTGTGAGATAAGatcattaaaattatccattaagAAGtaattgatagtttttttttaatttttataattataacattttctttgacagtacatatgtatagtagtttttgttgttgtttttttttttacaacattatcccttgtactcctttctgttccgagtttttcccctctttccctccccccctcccccagatggcaggcattcccatacatattaaatatcttatagtatatcttatgtacaatatatatgtgcagaaccaaattttgttgttgttgttgcaaaggaaagtaATTGATAGTTTTGAAAAGAGAAGTTTCATCTGAATTATGATGTCAAAAGCCAGAGCACTGAAAGGGGGTAATAGAAAAGTAAGTAGAAGCATCTTTTATAGATAGGTTTTTCAAAGCAGTTATccacaaaaaaggaagagagagatgagatgatAACTAATGGAGATGGACAGAACAAGGAAGGGTTTTCTAACAACAGGGAACACTTAGATTTGTTTAAAGACAGTAAGGAAGCCACTGGTAAAACATggagagattgaaaattagtGAAAGAGTACAGAtgatacatatatagttttcccCTTAGAGACTAGTGTGTAGAAAAAGATAGAAGTGGAAAGAGATGGAAGATAAAGTGGtgtgagggaggagggaaaaaaagggatgTCTTGCCAAATGGCTTCAGTTTTTCATGAGACATGCTTCTCATTTGAGAGAGTATGTGGAATGGCAATCATGGGAGTTTGAGGAGGGATGAAGAGAGCTAGAAGAGTCCTTGGGGTGAGTGGGAAAGCAAATCCACTAGAAAGGTATAAAGATATTGCTTTTCTATAATGATGAGCCAGTtaagttatataatataattttgcaGTGGACTTAGTCGTCATGGCTTTGTgattttcctccatctttcttcAGCCACCcatgaaatctttcctttctcttgctGGAATGCTTCCACTTGCAGGGTCTCAAAATGAACCTGATTCTAGAAGCTCATGCCAGCAGACCCAGGCTGAAAATGTTCTAAGTATCATCAGGCAAAGACCCTGCTATTATTGTCCAAGACTCAGtgaaatgaaaatcatttattgagcattactatgtgtcaggaaatttgcaaagaaaatcagAATTTTGGCTCCTGTTCTCAAAAACTCTTTGAAGAAATGCAAAGCTCTAGCAAAGGAATCTGGGCAGCTTTCTCTTACCTATGTAGGGGTCTTGGGCTTGTATTCCATTTTGGGGTTTAAATGCACTTTCtaatatcattatctccattttttgaAGCAGGTTGGTGACTGAAAGGGCAATGGTACTTTTGTTTCCACCAAATGGTGTATCATTAAATATATTCAGAATATTTTCAGAAATCTGCAGcacatttcagaaaataaaataaaacaaaacaaataattacCTAAGAGTTATATGGCACCCAGGAAGCCTGAAATAGTAGTCACCATGATGGGctgaaaatctctctctctctctctctctctctctctctctctctctctctctctctctctcccctaaatTAAGTTTTATCCTGTATAACTCATTGTGCCCATCTGCCCAGTATGCACTCTGTGACTCTCTGAAAACCTAAATTTTGATTTCTCTGCCTGTCTGCCTTTGTGAGTGCTTAGCAGACACTTTGGGACTACTTCTCAAGGTGAGGCTCTACACTCACCTGATTGTTGTCTCCAGAAGATGGTGTGTCGTctacaaaaggaaaaacacaagCATTTCAGCATTGGGAAGGACTCAAAAGCAGTCCCAATCAGTGACTATTAAGTAGCCACCCCTTAAAGCCCTCCAGGGAGGAtatcaccaattttttttcctgctacttagtttaaatttttctctttccaccttcAATTACATTCTATCTTGTTCTGCCCCTCTCTCCTGAgccagtccttcaaatatttagtattatagatttagagttgaaaggatcTTTGAGATCATTGAATCTAATTTACTCATCTTACATCTAAATAGAAGGAGGCCCAGAGAGGCTGCAAGTATCCAGCACCTCACTGCTAGTAACTGTGTAACATAAGATTTAAATCTATGTCTTCTAGTTCAGCACTTTATCCATGATAGCTACATACAGCTTTCATAACATATTCTCTGAGCCAGCCTTCCCTCTAAACTTCATCTAGTCTCTTATAAATCGTGAGACTGGCTACATTTTCCTAATGcaacaataaagaaaacaaaaagttctTACCTGGACAGGATCTGAAAAAACTCAAGAATACATGGACTCCGTAATATGAGCTATAACAGCTACACTGAT
This sequence is a window from Sminthopsis crassicaudata isolate SCR6 chromosome 1, ASM4859323v1, whole genome shotgun sequence. Protein-coding genes within it:
- the LOC141566077 gene encoding putative adhesion G protein-coupled receptor E4P isoform X1, with the protein product MAENWFLLLWGLFILLVTAAAQKQGVSCPQCPKHSSCINGISCSCQDGYTSESGNIFFTDPREICKDINECDDNPAICKDNVCINQDGSYQCSCYSSYYGVHVFLSFFRSCPDDTPSSGDNNQISENILNIFNDTPFGGNKSTIALSVTNLLQKMEIMILESAFKPQNGIQAQDPYIVIDTQVVPNNNCSERNKIFTLKAGEDAMNIPCNEVIRGNTKGQSAVAFLSYTILGNIINGSFFEEKRHLQKGSNISLNSRVVSGTIGQRQNSTLTSSAILIFKHLQESYTQGHKFLCVYWKSTKEGANWSTEGCSLLKTNATHTSCNCSHLSTFAVLMALTDQVEDGVLTVITYVGLGLSLLCLFLAALTFFLCHAIQGTSTFLHLQLSLCLFLADLLFLTGIDQTADKVLCSIIAGALHYLYLAAFTWMFLEGLHLFLIVRNLKVANYTSARQFKKKFMYPFGYGIPAVIVVMSAGIDPYGYGTIKYCWLNLQRGFIWSFVGPVMVIILFNLVFYLITLWILRDTLSSLNKDVSTTIQNTRTLTFKALAQFLILGCSWSLSFFLTESITEPAQSIIAYTFTITNSLQGIYIFLVHCILNSQVQEEYRKWFKGIQKITETDSSDMLSGRTTHSKVIEELEKSPEFVGKR
- the LOC141566077 gene encoding putative adhesion G protein-coupled receptor E4P isoform X2 yields the protein MAENWFLLLWGLFILLVTAAAQKQGVSCPQCPKHSSCINGISCSCQDGYTSESGNIFFTDPREICKDINECDDNPAICKDNVCINQDGSYQCSCYSSYYGVHVFLSFFRSCPDDTPSSGDNNQISENILNIFNDTPFGGNKSTIALSVTNLLQKMEIMILESAFKPQNGIQAQDPYIVIDTQVVPNNNCSERNKIFTLKAGEDAMNIPCNEVIRGNTKGQSAVAFLSYTILGNIINGSFFEEKRHLQKGSNISLNSRVVSGTIGQRQNSTLTSSAILIFKHLQESYTQGHKFLCVYWKSTKEGANWSTEGCSLLKTNATHTSCNCSHLSTFAVLMALTDQVEDGVLTVITYVGLGLSLLCLFLAALTFFLCHAIQGTSTFLHLQLSLCLFLADLLFLTGIDQTADKVLCSIIAGALHYLYLAAFTWMFLEGLHLFLIVRNLKVANYTSARQFKKKFMYPFGYGIPAVIVVMSAGIDPYGYGTIKYCWLNLQRGFIWSFVGPVMVIILFNLVFYLITLWILRDTLSSLNKDVSTTIQNTRTLTFKALAQFLILGCSWSLSFFLTESITEPAQSIIAYTFTITNSLQGIYIFLVHCILNSQVQEEYRKWFKGIQKITETDSSDMLSGRTTHSKIEELEKSPEFVGKR